Within Paenibacillus sp. RUD330, the genomic segment ATGCCTGTTCGCGCCCAATGGGAGGGATGGACGCCTGCCACGGAAATTTATTTCATTTATTGATAAAATTCGACAGTAAAAGACATTAGTTCGATGGTACTATGTGGGAAGAGTTTATGTGTATATCGGCCTATTGGTGTTGGCGCACAAATAATGGATGCTAGAGAAGGAGATGGCGATTTGAATAAGGTCATGCCGAAAATTGTCATTTTGGGCGGGGGCGTAGCAGGAATGAGCGCTGCCCATGAGCTCGCGGAGAGAGGCTTCAACGTTTCCGTCTACGAGGCAAGGTCCATACCGGGAGGCAAAGCCCGCAGCATGGATGTGAAGGGAAGCGGAACCGAGGGGAGAAAGGATCTTCCCGGAGAGCATGGCTTCCGCTTCTTTCCTAAGTTCTACAAGCATCTTCCCGACACGATGAAGCGGATTCCCTTCCCGGGCAACAAGCGCGGCGTCTTCGATAATCTGGTGGAGGGCTCTCGGCTCGGCGTCGCGTTCGACGACCGGCCGATGCAGCCGTTCGTAACGGAGTTCCCGGCGAACTCCTCCGACTGGAAAGTGCTGCTGGAATCCATTTTCGGCAACGATCTGGGCCTGACCCGGGCGGAAGCCGAGCACTATGCGGGCAAGCTCTATCAGCTCGCCTCCAGCAGCGACCTTCGCCGATACCTGGAATACCAGCGTGTCTCCTGGTGGGATTTCATCGAAGCGGACAAGCAATCCCAGCAGTTCCAGCGCATTCTCGCAGGGCTGTCCCGCATTCTAGTCGCGGCCAAGGCGAAGGAGGCGAACGCCTGCACGATCGGCACGGTGGGAGCGACCTTGATGATGGATATGATCACCCCGGGAGGCAGCGCCGACAGGCTGCTGAACGCCCCGACGAACGAAGCCTGGCTGAGACCGTGGCAGGACTATCTGCTCTCGCTCGGGGTCGAGTTCCATCGGAATGCCCCGGTCAGGTCGATCGCCTGCGAGAACGGCGCGGTGACCGGCGTCTCCGTCGTCGTCGACGGCGAGGAGCGGACGGTTGTGGCGGACGCCTACATATCTGCATTGCCCGTTGAAGTCATGGCGGGATTCGTCACGCCTGAGCTTGCCAAGGCCGATCCTCTCCTCGGCAAGCTCAGGACGCTCAGCGAATCCGTCGAGTGGATGAACGGCATCCAGTTCTATCTCAATGAGGACGTCGAGCTCATCCACGGCCACGTCATCTGCATGGACAGCCCTTGGGCGCTGACCCTCGTCTCGCAGAAGCAGTTCTGGCCCGGCACCGATCTGACCCAATACGGCAACGGGCGGGTACGGGGAGTCATATCGGTCGATATCTCGGATTGGCAGGAGAAAGGCATCCTTTACGGCCGTCCCGCCATGCAATGCTCGGCCGAGGAGATCAAGAACGAGGTGTGGGCCCAGCTCAAGAAAAGCTTCAACCATGGGACGGAGCTGCTGCGCGACGAGCAGCTGGAGCATTGGTTCCTCGACGAGGACATCCAGTTCCCCAATCCGAATTCCGTGACCAACATGGAGCCGCTGCTCGTCAACAGGGTGCATACATGGGATTTGAGGCCCAATGCCTATACGGCCGTGCCGAATCTGTTCCTGGCTTCCGATTACGTGCGCACCAATACGGATCTCGCCACGATGGAGGGCGCGAACGAGGCCGCACGCAGAGCCGTCAACGCCATCATCGATCAATATGATCTCAAGGCCGACAAATGCAAGATATGGGATATGTACCAATACGATTGGCTGATCTTGAACCGGAGCAGGGACAAATCCCGGTGGGAAAACGGGCTGCCCTGGAACGGCAGAATCGTCGGCTAGAGTGGATAGGAAGGATTTCCTGCCGTGATTGAAAATATAATTGCACGCGAATTCCAAGGGCTGATGTATTATCTGACCGCGTGCCTGCTCTTCTTGATCATTACGCCCAGAGTGTCGTTCATACGCCATGGCCGCAAAATCCTGTTCGTTCTCATCCTCATCGTCCAGAGCTACTTCTACCTGGCCTATGAAGAGATCGATCCCTTGGTCTACGCGCTCCATCTGACGCCGGTGTGCGTCGCCATGGTCGCCCTGTTCGAAGGGT encodes:
- a CDS encoding FAD-dependent oxidoreductase: MNKVMPKIVILGGGVAGMSAAHELAERGFNVSVYEARSIPGGKARSMDVKGSGTEGRKDLPGEHGFRFFPKFYKHLPDTMKRIPFPGNKRGVFDNLVEGSRLGVAFDDRPMQPFVTEFPANSSDWKVLLESIFGNDLGLTRAEAEHYAGKLYQLASSSDLRRYLEYQRVSWWDFIEADKQSQQFQRILAGLSRILVAAKAKEANACTIGTVGATLMMDMITPGGSADRLLNAPTNEAWLRPWQDYLLSLGVEFHRNAPVRSIACENGAVTGVSVVVDGEERTVVADAYISALPVEVMAGFVTPELAKADPLLGKLRTLSESVEWMNGIQFYLNEDVELIHGHVICMDSPWALTLVSQKQFWPGTDLTQYGNGRVRGVISVDISDWQEKGILYGRPAMQCSAEEIKNEVWAQLKKSFNHGTELLRDEQLEHWFLDEDIQFPNPNSVTNMEPLLVNRVHTWDLRPNAYTAVPNLFLASDYVRTNTDLATMEGANEAARRAVNAIIDQYDLKADKCKIWDMYQYDWLILNRSRDKSRWENGLPWNGRIVG